Proteins from a genomic interval of Yarrowia lipolytica chromosome 1E, complete sequence:
- a CDS encoding uncharacterized protein (Compare to YALI0E10373g, weakly similar to uniprot|Q09873 Schizosaccharomyces pombe Hypothetical protein C12G12.10 in chromosome) — translation MPPKLPGFYYDEERKKYFKIVKTGQATSASQDYSISAVENTKRQKTRERKFHRTEQRHVRKPTAPKIDKIVLPKHSVHVTSRDTFHTQLQRYLHCREMGTLQPGFQSRLESRALGSLIRVTDVEQVGQVSGRDDVTAIALDEENGDVFTGRASGIVNAVRRGSSLIRESYIRRIPDNGTIGTVIGINYNPRTRFLWSLSQGMHSVLCGGISEDTYNDSLFYDLHSMTRLQLWDDKCVFSCAQSPEGDILLGLNSQIQTFTGTAGLHRLHAIDMKSDATSVCYEQEQVVFAGCRDGNLRQIDLREDRKGKRVRSPFRISSPVTNIGAQGNFVACTGLQGVVTVFDRRIEKQSLWTASYKNDCTFRHGFALDPSGRLMMVANDDQTVQLFNLAGGEENWGGSAANLVSSVNGHRFADNLACIRWTEGGVVAGGGTNLYFMSDRS, via the coding sequence ATGCCACCAAAACTGCCGGGCTTTTACTACGATGAAGAGCGCAAAAAGTACTTCAAGATAGTAAAGACGGGCCAGGCGACATCTGCATCGCAGGATTACTCGATTTCGGCGGTGGAAAACACCAAACGGCAAAAGACCAGAGAACGGAAATTTCACAGAACGGAGCAACGACATGTTCGAAAACCCACAGCTCCTAAAAtcgacaagattgtgcTTCCAAAACACTCggtccacgtgaccagtCGCGACACGTTCCATACCCAGCTCCAGCGGTATCTGCATTGTCGAGAAATGGGTACTTTACAGCCTGGCTTTCAGAGCCGTCTTGAGTCTCGGGCTTTGGGATCGTTGATTCGGGTCACAGACGTGGAACAGGTGGGCCAGGTGAGTGGACGAGACGACGTGACCGCCATTGCTttggacgaggagaatgGAGATGTATTTACTGGCAGAGCCTCGGGGATCGTCAATGCTGTTCGTCGAGGCAGCTCTTTGATTCGAGAGTCGTATATCAGACGCATTCCCGACAATGGCACCATAGGCACGGTTATTGGCATCAACTACAATCCACGCACCCGGTTCCTATGGTCTCTATCTCAAGGTATGCATTCTGTGCTTTGTGGAGGGATATCTGAAGACACTTACAACGACTCCCTGTTCTACGATTTGCACAGCATGACCAGGCTGCAGCTGTGGGACGACAAGTGTGTGTTTTCATGTGCACAGAGCCCCGAAGGAGATATTCTTCTGGGTCTCAACAGCCAGATACAGACGTTTACAGGTACTGCTGGGTTGCATCGTCTCCATGCCATTGATATGAAGAGTGACGCAACTTCTGTGTGTTATGAGCAAGAGCAGGTGGTTTTTGCCGGCTGCCGAGACGGAAATCTACGTCAGATTGATCTCCGTGAAGATCGCAAAGGCAAGCGGGTCAGGAGTCCGTTTCGAATCTCCTCTCCCGTGACCAATATTGGAGCACAGGGCAATTTTGTGGCTTGTACGGGTTTGCAAGGGGTTGTCACTGTGTTTGACCGGCGGATAGAGAAGCAGTCTTTATGGACGGCCTCTTACAAGAACGACTGTACGTTCCGACATGGTTTTGCTCTTGATCCTAGTGGACGTCTGATGATGGTGGCTAATGACGATCAGACAGTCCAGCTGTTTAATctggctggaggagaggagAACTGGGGTGGATCTGCCGCCAACCTTGTGAGCTCGGTCAACGGACACCGGTTTGCTGACAATCTGGCCTGCATCCGATGGACTGAAGGCGGCGTTGTGGCCGGTGGAGGAACTAATTTATATTTTATGAGCGACCGCTCGTAA
- a CDS encoding uncharacterized protein (Compare to YALI0E10395g, similar to uniprot|Q8X035 Neurospora crassa) yields MHASSLSVGSISTAEEPHTPKQAWNLPGYATHDSRFMLGGYDDLVGDVSRLNLAPSQNGNMPMSQNGKMNMSQNGHPNLPVSHNHSQHHRTHSGAGGSPIFGKSVFVENEDKFPILVRRPSSAVSPPLEETFQQQHHNHHGNHGSYNGNGSPPMHQPLTPPYEKAGGKFNCSTAANNNNSHSVMQAIPASPLTPNLHTNLSPTFVGSNNHYRRASQPASSCIPPAFTPERSPNGTASSGVQTPSTTSSKISSIDLNNCDIFALCKDQHGCRYLQRKLEEEPYYLNLIFEQTHSHVVELMTDPFGNYLCQKLLENCSVAQTTVLIRTAAPSLVQVALNQHGTRALQKMIDYVTNDEQIEIIVQALERNVVRLIQDLNGNHVIQKCLNRLNSCDTNFIYRAVSQNLVVVATHRHGCCVLQRCVDYADVLQREMLIGVITKHALQLVCDPFGNYVTQYVLGEQVIRQFVGHVVALSMQKFSSNVIEKSLKVASYELRAVLIAEICASPLLPKLLSDCYGNYVVQTALDTANQYTRAQLIDRIRPVLPMIRQTPYGRRIQAKVDARVFYY; encoded by the coding sequence ATGCACGCCTCCTCTCTATCCGTGGGGTCTATTTCGACCGCCGAGGAGCCTCACACCCCCAAGCAGGCTTGGAACCTGCCCGGCTACGCCACCCACGACTCCCGCTTCATGCTGGGAGGCTACGACGACCTGGTGGGTGACGTGTCGCGGCTAAATCTTGCTCCCTCCCAAAACGGAAACATGCCCATGTCCCAAAACGGAAAGATGAACATGTCTCAAAACGGACACCCTAACCTCCCCGTCAgccacaaccacagccaGCATCACCGTACCCACTCGGGAGCAGGCGGATCGCCCATTTTCGGCAAGTCTGTCTTTGTGGAAAACGAAGACAAATTCCCTATTCTTGTCCGGCGTCCCTCCTCTGCCGTTTCCCCGCCCTTGGAAGAGAccttccagcagcagcaccacaATCATCATGGCAATCACGGCAGCTACAATGGCAACGGATCTCCACCCATGCACCAGCCCCTGACTCCTCCTTACGAGAAGGCCGGTGGCAAGTTCAATTGTTCGACCGCtgcaaacaacaacaactccCACTCTGTCATGCAGGCCATTCCTGCCTCTCCGCTAACCCCCAATTTGCATACTAATCTGTCTCCTACGTTTGTgggcagcaacaaccactACCGACGAGCGTCCCAGCCCGCTAGCAGTTGCATTCCTCCGGCATTCACCCCTGAGCGAAGCCCCAACGGCACTGCGTCGTCTGGAGTACAGAccccctccaccacctcgtccaagatctcctccattgATCTCAACAACTGCGACATTTTTGCGCTGTGCAAGGACCAGCACGGGTGCCGGTACTTGCAGCGcaagctcgaggaggagccgtACTACCTGAATCTGATTTTTGAGCAGACCCACAGCCATGTGGTAGAGCTCATGACAGATCCCTTTGGCAATTACCTGTGCCAAAAGTTGCTGGAAAACTGCTCTGTGGCACAGACCACCGTGCTGATCCGAACGGCTGCTCCCTCCCTTGTCCAGGTGGCGCTCAACCAGCACGGCACTCGAGCGCTACAGAAGATGATTGACTACGTCACCAACGACGAGCAAATTGAAATCATTGTGCAGGCCCTCGAGCGAAACGTGGTACGGCTCATCCAGGACCTCAACGGTAACCACGTGATCCAAAAGTGTCTGAACCGGCTCAACTCGTGCGATACCAACTTCATCTACCGAGCCGTGTCGCAGAATCTGGTGGTAGTCGCTACACACAGACACGGCTGCTGCGTGCTGCAGCGGTGCGTTGACTACGCGGACGTATTGCAACGAGAAATGCTCATTGGTGTTATCACAAAACACGCTCTGCAGCTCGTGTGCGACCCGTTCGGCAACTACGTGACTCAGTACGTGCTAGGCGAGCAGGTGATCCGCCAGTTTGTCGGCCACGTTGTCGCGCTGTCGATGCAAAAGTTTTCGTCCAACGTGATTGAAAAGTCGCTCAAGGTGGCGTCCTACGAGCTTCGAGCGGTTCTGATTGCCGAGATCTGCGCCTCGCCCCTGTTGCCTAAGCTGCTGAGCGACTGCTATGGCAACTACGTGGTCCAGACCGCCTTGGACACCGCCAACCAGTACACCCGGGCACAGCTCATTGATCGTATCCGGCCCGTGCTGCCCATGATCCGTCAGACCCCTTACGGACGACGCATCCAGGCCAAGGTCGACGCCCGAGTATTTTATTATTAG
- a CDS encoding uncharacterized protein (Full length Line element) produces the protein METAQAQASAGNSLGAPNPPPPDLSRGDGATSTETPNQTDIEKIQKNDKNDENNKKNDKNDKNDKKNDNNITLNAWKSKAEVKALLTSNPSTLKFNLNKERISEPLAAPNGRHTSGRFNVSYVASKENFFRRALDRSATPDWNLPISMFLEHLDNAAEVDEKDTISVLEGVIEKFDEIKGQVGLAEFDLSRHNLDIVPHLIDQINLEQDPEDCYQVGNGWHYLTSDALTDPHEQRMAVILETVSLIVEANTQDYRIMRKGSANPAGRRVLYYFNLPSYMKMERQTEDAFKIHLNAILNQFDVDIDQAIPGSSLLSGTLLMTSANHQNISGPVIAVRALLGSTLPQTIPDFFVNLDPTKARLTGSKLIKMHFANGDNICVKCKSTKHIREACPEKDMVTPKIFRTRAHQGTLPQRGKALASIHAPSTVEPPVQTRKFHHTPATHQWETVGTKSPRHRRTRDTSPQPTGQKPLRSYYNFEVLSDKTGEDTPEETEQTNQLPSTNQQHGTQNLPINIPASEEDTVPDDQETEQADVSMNGFDTQPDALAHPEVAPDVTQFLPPATPLNTEATNNGLPHDHTSPNTTNQTQPPPGSIHEGRPRGGHTTSSFSGEPSHTTLGKKHIAVFQTASSEVPVQILNPDRSENRLCWLPSQEVAKFIDGRCPTFLSTCHFKVFHDGATLSSVDEIVEPPNSPPNPPRVTTLHEVDTMLRPGQNQ, from the coding sequence ATGGAAACAGCGCAAGCCCAAGCTTCGGCGGGTAACTCCTTGGGCGCTCCGAACCCCCCACCTCCTGATTTATCgcgaggtgatggagccaCCTCAACCGAAACCCCCAACCAAaccgacattgaaaaaatccaaaaaaacgacaaaaacgatgaaaacaacaaaaaaaacgacaaaaacgacaaaaacgacaaaaaaaacgacaacaatATCACCCTCAACGCCTGGAAGAGCAAGGCCGAAGTCAAGGCTCTCCTGACATCGAACCCCTCCACACTCAaattcaacctcaacaaggagcgaatTTCGGAGCCCCTTGCGGCGCCGAATGGTAGGCATACCTCCGGCCGTTTCAACGTGTCCTATGTAGCCAGCAAGGAAAACTTCTTCCGAAGAGCTCTTGACCGCTCCGCCACCCCTGATTGGAATCTTCCTATCTCCATGTTCCTCGAGCACCTCGATAACGCCGCTGaagtcgacgagaaggacaccATCAGTGTCCTCGAGGGCGTCATCGAAAAgttcgacgagatcaagggtCAGGTTGGTCTGGCGGAGTTTGACCTGTCCAGGCACAACCTAGACATCGTCCCCCACCTGATCGACCAGATTAACTTAGAACAGGACCCTGAAGACTGCTACCAAGTGGGAAATGGTTGGCACTACCTGACGTCGGACGCCCTCACTGACCCCCACGAACAACGAATGgctgtcattctggagacagttagtctcattgttgaggCCAATACTCAAGATTATCGCATCATGAGGAAGGGCTCGGCTAaccctgctggacgaagaGTACTTTACTACTTCAACCTACCCTCgtacatgaagatggagcgtCAGACGGAGGATGCTTTCAAGATCCACCTCAACGCTattctcaaccagttcGACGTAGACATTGATCAGGCCATTCCAGGTTCCTCCCTCTTGAGTGGCACCCTTCTGATGACCTCTGCCAACCATCAGAACATCTCGGGTCCTGTGATCGCAGTTCGTGCTCTCCTAGGCTCCACCCTGCCCCAGACCATCCCCGACTTCTTCGTCAACCTGGATCCCACCAAGGCTAGGCTTACCggctcaaagttgatcaAGATGCACTTCGCCAACGGCGATAACATCTGTGTTAAGTGCAAGAGCACTAAGCACATCCGGGAGGCCTGCCCCGAGAAAGACATGGTCACTCCCAAGATCTTCCGCACCCGCGCTCACCAGGGTACCCTCCCACAGAGAGGTAAAGCCCTTGCTTCCATCCATGCCCCATCCACCGTGGAGCCCCCGGTCCAAACTCGCAAGTTCCACCACACGCCTGCTACTCACCAGTGGGAGACCGTCGGCACTAAGTCCCCTAGACATAGACGGACTCGAGACACGTCCCCCCAACCCACCGGTCAGAAGCCCCTCCGATCTTACTACAACTTTGAAGTCTTGAGCGACAAAACCGGAGAGGACACAcccgaagagaccgagcAAACTAACCAGCTGCCCTCTAcgaaccagcagcatggaacTCAGAATCTAcccatcaacatccccgCCTCCGAGGAAGACACAGTTCCCGACGACCAGGAAACGGAACAGGCTGACGTATCCATGAACGGCTTTGACACCCAGCCTGACGCACTTGCTCACCCTGAAGTAGCCCCTGATGTCACCCAGTTTCTTCCCCCCGCTACCCCGCTTAacaccgaggccaccaacaacggcctTCCCCACGACCACACCAGTCCCAACACGaccaaccaaacacaaccccccCCCGGAAGTATCCACGAGGGccgaccccgaggagggcacaccacctccagttTCTCTGGCGAGCCCTCTCACACCACGCTCGGCAAGAAGCACATTGCGGTCTTCCAGACCGCCTCGAGCGAGGTTCCGGTGCAAATCCTGAACCCGGACAGGTCGGAGAACagactctgctggctgcCTTCTCAGGAGGTAGCAAAGTTCATTGACGGGAGGTGCCCGACATTCCTGTCTACATGCCACTTCAAAGTTTTCCACGACGGTGCGACACTCAGCTCggtagacgagattgtAGAACCCCCGAACAGTCCCCCGAACCCCCCTAGGGTGACCACTCTCCATGAGGTGGACACAATGCTCCGACCGGGGCAGAACCAGTAA
- a CDS encoding uncharacterized protein (Full length Line element), with the protein MKSPNVKVITANIGGFKMAEALNRLPDTIVNIIRTTHYPDLVLLQETNWVDSSLQTAQQIISNSPYPGGRHYTLLGSTAGVSNRSVGVGLVYSDNVTITNFTTVFEYFPALDNRLCLADVHIKGTDRHLSLINVYAPNEQGASPFTNRQFYQSLDDYLRLHPCQYPLIAAGDWNAVASNDGRIGEKVTTHLKDFLANWDLLDTYTLISKHRKGLYTHTNNSRGAGRRLDQLHISSTLSQWIKSTQLVTNKQGHNITKSSHHAVQFVFNFGNLTQRQDRGPGTWRMPWWVFDTEYIAWLKFHVKSILKRYGPLKPSLKLQCLKENIKVTIQQEAKNRALRDSNHPDNRRREALMATASDWQAYPANEPYPMLHARVEQSKQQMEIHSLRNHQGRVKTDTSSLCDISARYFDNIFDRAADINDTDDSAFLDLFPEETRRVNTANPSLDSSFTKEEIFDTIKASTHNSAPGPDGIPYRFYRDCWDELGDLMTDVYNEAGADSPISTERNTAIIKLLYKSGDQADISNYRPISLINTEVKIYTQLINKAIQNILPDSIHGAQNGFVPGRHITNNLDTMDHFCNAYSQLNMGWVVGSLDFRKAYDTISQSWVIKTLRNVGVSELMINRILAVQQNAVTRINIRGVLSRPVRIKIGVRQGCPLSPTLFIIAVDALVRRLDREMFGLAPGLPLSHHHTTGHRPPQPPTHPEAVAAGHMKVSAFADDIAVFLNNIQDVATVGRVLCLFQRVSGLTLNPSKTVLQKIGPPDCFVPLTFIDAEWQRTIDATWPTDNNTRQAPTLRTSDNIFRYLGVHFGNRERLDTHYAQIKEDLKESLRRLSLWGLPYYSKAWMINIYFFSKLNFLGPYVSQIDNTFIRELNELACDKINKLSPDKTRKTFSNGFIQTPVGRGGLNLRDMGRFMVCLKAARAYRFFHGSSPALWDCTFQFYSRTHSLTQEKPHQRVDCRFPTGQAWGYAASPTMRDAIRASFELNKPLTAEHANPREDHEPSTTDTVNHRIWERNQVNVRAAESFREAHVDIAAARRYHPVRMVSTAEIDHLRWSMGPLTLENFMFHKTSSPDLPNFPHTLARPKKWTQRSDYGGISDDMVWQEVMHDLRKHYIADANKAQVLHLMRISRLPLVKWRYPDDHVFTKKNPGCGLCDKAIIQDLHEHIFCKCEVLLSMLTRMKIPSVDSLKDWIFTESKCGVLPSFPGHVNSDAPRKHQQVKTRKYLRELAYGIWKMERSLRYSGDDATLGHVQQGLLQFLKEAQMCFYDGQPPALHDERE; encoded by the coding sequence ATGAAATCTCCGAATGTTAAAGTCATCACGGCTAACATCGGCGGTTTTAAGATGGCGGAAGCGCTTAACCGATTACCCGACACCATTGTAAACATTATTCGAACTACTCACTACCCcgatctcgtccttcttcaagagaCGAACTGGGTGGACTCCTCCCTACAAACCGCTCAACAAATCATTTCAAACTCGCCCTACCCGGGGGGCAGACACTACACCCTCCTCGGCTCCACAGCTGGTGTTTCTAATAGAAGCGTCGGCGTGGGGCTAGTCTATTCCGAcaacgtcaccatcacaaacTTTACAACAGTTTTTGAATACTTCCCAGCCCTAGACAACAGACTGTGTTTGGCCGACGTGCACATCAAAGGCACCGACAGACACCTATCGCTGATCAACGTATACGCACCAAACGAGCAGGGAGCCTCCCCCTTCACTAACCGGCAGTTCTACCAGTCACTAGACGACTATCTACGCCTCCATCCCTGCCAATACCCCCTGATAGCGGCAGGCGATTGGAACGCGgtcgcctccaacgacggcaGGATTGGCGAAAAAGTGACGACTCACCTTAAGGACTTCTTAGCTAACTGGGACTTACTAGACACCTACACTCTAAtcagcaaacacagaaaaggcctctacactcacaccaacaacagccgcgGAGCTGGCAGGCGCCTGGATCAGCTGCACATCTCTTCGACACTCTCACAGTGGATCAAATCCACACAACTGGtaaccaacaagcagggtcACAACATCACGAAGTCCTCTCACCACGCGGTCCAATTCGTCTTTAACTTTGGCAACCTCACCCAGCGACAAGACAGAGGCCCAGGCACCTGGAGGATGCCCTGGTGGGTTTTTGATACAGAGTACATTGCTTGGCTCAAGTTCCACGTCAAATCCATTCTGAAGCGATATGGTCCTTTGAAGCCCAGCCTGAAGCTGCAATGCCTGAAAGAAAACATTAAGGTCACCATCCAACAGGAAGCCAAAAACCGCGCACTTCGAGATTCCAACCACCCAGACAACAGACGCCGCGAGGCCCTcatggcaacagcctcaGACTGGCAAGCCTACCCAGCTAACGAGCCATACCCGATGCTCCATGCTCGGGTCGAACAATCCAAGcaacagatggagatccacTCCCTACggaaccaccaaggccgagtgaagaccgacacctcctctctctgcgACATCTCAGCTCGATACTTTGACAACATCTTCGACAGAGCTGCCGATATCAacgacaccgacgacagcgcCTTTTTAGACCTCTTCCCCGAAGAAACCCGGAGGGTGAATACAGCTAACCCAAGCCTGGACTCGTCTtttaccaaggaggagatcttcgATACCATCAAGGCGTCTACGCACAACAGCGCGCCAGGGCCAGACGGCATCCCGTACAGGTTCTACCGCGACTGCTGGGATGAGCTGGGGGACTTGATGACGGACGTCTACAACGAAGCTGGAGCCGACTCGCCCATCAGCACCGAACGCAACACCGCTATCatcaaactactgtacaagtcggGAGATCAGgccgacatctccaactacaggcCTATTTCTTTGATCAACACAGAGGTGAAGATCTACACACAGCTCATTAACAAAgccatccagaacattCTTCCGGACAGCATTCACGGCGCCCAAAACGGTTTCGTACCGGGTCGACACATCACTAACAAtctcgacaccatggaTCATTTTTGCAACGCCTACTCCCAGCTGAACATGGGTTGGGTCGTAGGATCACTGGACTTCCGGAAAGCCTACGACACTATCAGCCAGAGTTGGGTGATAAAGACGCTTCGAAATGTGGGTGTCTCGGAACTGATGATCAACCGTATCCTAGCTGTACAACAGAACGCAGTAACGAGAATCAACATCAGAGGTGTCCTATCTCGCCCAGTCCGCATCAAGATCGGAGTGAGACAAGGAtgccctctctctccaaccctcttcatcatcgcAGTAGACGCACTTGTGCGTCGTCTGGACCGAGAGATGTTTGGACTGGCCCCAGGCCTGCCACtatcccaccaccacaccactgGGCACAGGCCGCCACAACCCCCTACTCACCCggaggcagtggcagctggACACATGAAGGTGTCGGCTTTCGCGGACGACATAGCGgtgttcctcaacaacatccaggacgTGGCCACGGTTGGTAGAGtgctctgcctcttccaacggGTCTCAGGCCTCACACTAAACCCGTCAAAGACGGTGCTTCAGAAGATCGGCCCCCCCGATTGTTTTGTTCCACTAACCTTTATTGACGCAGAATGGCAGCGAACAATTGACGCCACCTGGCcaaccgacaacaacacacgacAGGCCCCGACGCTCCGGACATCTGACAACATTTTCCGGTACCTCGGAGTACACTTCGGAAATCGCGAAAGGTTGGACACGCACTAcgctcagatcaaggaggacctcaaggagtcgcTGCGACGCCTTTCACTATGGGGTCTCCCCTATTACAGCAAGGCGTGGATGATCAacatctacttcttctcgaaactGAATTTCCTTGGACCCTACGTCAGCCAGATCGACAACACCTTCATCCGAGAGCTGAACGAACTAGCGtgcgacaagatcaacaaatTATCACCCGACAAAACACGCAAAACCTTCAGCAATGGTTTCATCCAAACTCCGgtaggcagaggaggactgAACCTGCGGGACATGGGACGTTTCATGGTGTGCCTGAAGGCCGCTCGGGCTTACAGGTTCTTCCATGGCTCATCGCCGGCCCTTTGGGACTGCACCTTCCAGTTCTACAGCAGAACTCACAGTCTCACACAGGAAAAGCCACACCAGCGCGTCGACTGCCGCTTTCCGACAGGCCAAGCTTGGGGCTACGCAgcctcccccaccatgcGAGACGCAATCagagcttctttcgagctcaacaagccccTCACCGCGGAACATGCCaaccctcgagaagatcacgAGCCCTctacaacagacacagttaATCACAGAATCTGGGAACGAAACCAGGTGAAcgtgagagcagcagaatctttCCGGGAAGCACACGTCGACATCGCAGCCGCGAGACGATACCATCCGGTCAGAATGGTGTCCACAGCGGAAATCGACCACCTCCGGTGGAGCATGGGACCACTTACTCtagagaacttcatgtttcacaagacctcgtctcccgacttgccaaacttcccacacacacttgcACGACCGAAGAAGTGGACTCAACGAAGCGACTACGGGGGCATCTCtgacgacatggtctgGCAGGAGGTAATGCATGACCTTCGAAAACACTACATcgccgacgccaacaaagcacaagttcttcacctcatGCGGATATCTCGACTTCCGCTCGtgaaatggagataccctgacgaccacgttttcaccaagaagaatccAGGATGCGGGCTCTGTGATAAGGCCATCATTCAGGATCTGCACGAGCATATCTTCTGCAAGTgcgaagttcttctttccatgttgaccaggatgaagattccgtcagtggactctctaaaggactggatctttaccgagtcgaaatgtggagtactcccctctttcccagggcatgtgaacagtgacgccccccggaaacatcaacaagtcaagacACGCAAATATCTGCGGGAATTGGCTtatgggatctggaagatggagagatcccTCCGGTACTCAGGGGACGACGCCACcctgggacatgtccaacagggtttgcttcaattcctgaaggaagcccagatgtgtttctacgatggacaaccgccagcacttcacgatgagcgagagtag